AGTCGGATTACGGGGCCGGGGATGCGGGCTCCACCGTAATTTTGTCCTTGATGTTTTCATACATTTTCGGGCCGATTCCCTTTACCTTCATCACGTCTTCCGGTGTCCGAAACGGCCCGGACTGCTCGCGGTAAGCGATGATCGCTTTCGCTTTGCTCGCTCCGATGCCCGGGAGCTCTTCCAGCTGTGCGCTGCTTGCGCGGTTGATGTCGATTTTTCCGGCTGCAGGCGTTGACGGCTTGTCCTCCTTAGCCGCGTCTTTCCCGGTTTCGGAAGAAGACGGCGTCTTGGTGCCCACCCCTGGTGCGGACGGTTTGGAATCGTCTTTTTTCACCGGAGCCGAGGCAGGCTCTTCCCCCGGTTTTTCTTGTTTTTCCAGCATCGCCTGCATTTCCTGGTTCAGCGGAGCCCATCCGGTCAGTTCGCTGTCCGCCGTAAAGAGAGGATAGACGATCAAAGCGGCGGCGGCCGCCAGTAAACCCATGCTGAGGGCAACCGATTTCGCAGAAATACTAACCAATGTTTTCCATTCCTCCTGTCCAAAATCCGTATATTCGCCGAATTGGTTCATATACATTAAAAAGTATTGAATAATTTTATGCGCTCAGAGTTTCTTACGAAGCAGGCATTGCCTGCGGCAATGCCCTTAGGAGGGATCGCCTTGAAAGTAGGGTTCATCGGTACCGGGAGTATGGGAAGTATTCTCATCGAAGCGTTTATTCAATCCGGCGCGCTCATTCCGGAGCAGATGCTGATCAACAACCGCACGCGCAGCAAAGCGGAGCGGCTGGCTGCAGCTTATTCGGGGCTTAGGATCGCCGATTCCCCCTTGAACATCGTGCAGGAAAGCGACATCGTTTTTTTGTGCATCAAACCGGGAGAATTTAAACCGGTGCTGGACGAGATCGCTTCCGCCGCCACGGCTTCCCACATTTTTGTCTCCATTACGAGTCCCGTACTGCTTCGTCATCTCGAGACCCAAGTGCCTTCCAAAATCGCCAAAATCATTCCGAGCATTACCAACTTCGTGTTAAGCGGAGCCACCTTGTGCATGTACAGCGATCGCATGACGGCCGAAGACAAAGAGCTGCTCGAAAACCTGCTGTCGCATATCAGCGCGCCGATTCGCATCTCTGAGCGGCATACGCGGATCAGCTCGGATTTATCCAGCTGCGGTCCGGCTTTTTTGGCCTATTTCCTGGAAAAATTCATTCAAGCCGCAGTGGAGGAAACGGGAATGCCGGAGGAAGAAGCAACGGCCCTCGCCAGCGAGATGGCACTGGGAACCGGCAAACTGCTTACGACCGGCGGGTTTACCCCATCCAGCTTGAAAAAGAGGGTTACCGTCCCCGGAGGGATTACGGCTGCGGGTTTAAACATGTTGGAAGAAGATTTGCACGGCGTGTTTAACGAACTGGTCCGCACCACGCATGCGAAATATGAGGAAGAACTGGAAAAAATGGAAGCTAAGTTTTTAGGGCAAAAGGTAGATTGATGTGCGGCACTACGCAAAACGTAATGCCGCACTTTTCCTTAGGGGCGGTTAGCCGACGACGATGTTGACAAGCTTGCCTTTTACGGCAATGACCTTGCGCACCGAACGTCCGGCAATCGCTTCTTTAACTTTGTCAAGACCGAGAGCCAGTTCCTGCATCGCGGCTTCGTCGCTGTCCGCGGCAATTGTGGCGCGATCGGCGATTTTGCCGTTCACCTGGATGACGATTTCGACCTCGTTATCGACGGTCCATGCCTCATCGTAAGTCGGCCAAGCTTCGTAGGTAACGGTGTCCGAATGGCCCAGCTTCTCCCACAGCTCTTCGGCGATATGCGGCGCGATCGGCGACAGCATCTGTACGAAATGCTCCATCGCCTGCTTCGGCAAGCGGTCGGTTTTGTAAGCTTCGTTGACGAAAATCATCAGTTGGCTGATCGCGGTGTTGAAGCGCAGCGCTTCGTAGTCCTCGGTCACCTTCTTGATCGTGCGGTGCCAAGTACGCTTGAACGACTCGCTGCCGAGCTGCTCATCAGCGCTTATTTTTTCACTCAAAGCTCCGTTTTCCCCGACAAACAGCCTCCAGATCCGGTTCAAGAAACGGAAGGTGCCTTCCACTCCGTTCACGTTCCACGGCTTCGTCGCCTCCAGCGGCCCCATAAACATTTCATACATGCGCAGCGTATCGGCGCCGTATTGGTTTACGATTTCATCCGGGTTGATGACGTTGCCGCGCGATTTGCTCATTTTCTCGTTGTTTTCGCCGAGGATCATGCCTTGGTTGACAAGCTTGTAGAATGGCTCCTTCGTGTCCACCACGCCCAGATCGTACAGCACCTTGTGCCAGAAGCGGGCATACAGCAGGTGGAGCACCGCATGTTCGGCGCCGCCGATGTACAAATCGACCGGCAGCCATTTCTTCTGCAGCTCCGGCGAGCACAGCTGGGCATTGTTCTTCGGATCGATAAACCGCAGGTAATACCAGCAGCTGCCGGCCCACTGCGGCATCGTGTTCGTCTCGCGGCGCGCCTTCATCCCCGTCTCGGGATCGATCGTATTGACCCACTCGGTGACGTTGGCCAGCGGCGATTCGCCTGTGCCCGACGGCTTGATTTCTTCCACGTCCGGCAAAAGCAGCGGCAGCTGGTCTTCCGGAACGGTTTTCATCGTACCGTCCTCGAGGTGCAAAATCGGGATCGGCTCGCCCCAGTAGCGCTGGCGGCTGAACAGCCAGTCGCGCAGACGGTAGGTCACTTTGCCCTTGCCTTTACCGTTTTGCTCCAGCCATTCGATCATGCGGGCGATCGCCTGTTCGTTGTTCAGTCCGTTCAGGAGCCCGGAGTTCACGTGCTCGCCGTCCCCGGCGTAAGCTTCTTTCTCGACGTCGCCGCCCTTGACGACTTCGATGATCGGCAGGTCGAACTGCTTCGCGAACTCCCAGTCGCGCTGATCGTGGCCCGGCACCGCCATAATCGCCCCCGTACCGTATCCGCCGAGGACATAATCGGCGATCCAGATCGGCACCTTAGCCCCGTTCACCGGATTGATCGCGTAAGCGCCGGTGAAAACGCCGGTTTTATCCTTCGCCAGGTCGGTCCGCTCCAGGTCGCTCTTGCGTGCGGCTTTCTCCTGATAGTCCTTGACCGCTGCCTGCTGCTCCGGCGTCGTGATGCGCTCCACAAGCTCATGCTCCGGCGCAAGCACGCAGTAGGTCGCTCCGAACAGCGTGTCGGGACGGGTCGTAAAGACCGTCAAAGCCTGCTCCGCATGGCCGTCGATCGCAAACTGCACCTCCGCGCCCTTCGACTTGCCGATCCAGTTGCGCTGCATGTCCTTGATGCTTTCCGACCAGTCAAGCTCTTCCAAATCCTCCAGCAAACGCTCGGCGTATTCGGTAATCTTCAAAATCCACTGGCGCATCGGCTTGCGGATGACCGGATGGCCGCCGCGCTCGCTTTTGCCGTCGATAACTTCCTCGTTCGCCAGCACCGTACCGAGCGCCGGACACCAGTTCACCGGCACCTCGTCGACGTAAGCGAGTCCTTTTTTATACAGCTGGATAAAAATCCATTGGGTCCACTTGTAATACTCCGGATCGGTCGTGCTGATCTCGCGGTCCCAGTCGTACGAAAAACCGAGCGACTTGATCTGCCGGCGGAAATTATTGATATTTTTCACCGTTATGTCTCGCGGGTGCTGGCCCGTATCGAGCGCATGCTGCTCTGCCGGCAGCCCGAACGCGTCCCAGCCCATCGGGTGCAGCACGTTGTATCCTCTCATCCGCTTGTAGCGGGATACGATATCGGTTGCCGTATACCCTTCCGGGTGCCCTACGTGCAGCCCGGCTCCCGACGGATATGGAAACATATCAAGCGCGTAAAATTTCGGCAGCGCGTCGTTATCGAGCGTTTTGAACGTTTTGTTTTCCTCCCAAAACTTCTGCCACTTGGGCTCCACAACCAGCGGGTTGTAGCCCGTCTGCTCCTTTACTTCCTGTGCCATTTGTGCCACTTCCTCCTCGATATCTTCCTGTATCTTTGAAAAATGAAAACGTCCCCGGTTACCCACAACAATTTGCTTTGCACCATTTCCAAGCAATTAAAAAACCTCCCGCCCTCTAGCGTATTCGCTAGGGACGAGAGGCTGAATTCCCGTGGTACCACCCTAGTTAACAAGAGGCATGCTTTGCCCTTGTTCACTCTGACCCTTAACGCGGGGCGACGAATCGGCTCGTCCGGACATTGCGGCAAGGCAGTTCCGAAGTTGACCTCAAGGCTCCAAGGCGAGTTCGCTGCTGGCATTTGCCGGCTTTCACCGCCGCCGGCTCTCTGGGAAACGCTCCGCACAGCTACTGCTCCTTTTCACAGCCAATCCGTATGTAATTGGTTAGATTATATGCAAAAAACGCCGCAAATGTCAAGCTCATCATCACCTGCGGATTAAACTGGGACGAACCCGGCCATACTGGGAATACTTACTTTGGAACCGAGGTGAACGCTCATGGCCGGAATCGTCAACGGCATTCTTCTTTCCCTGCCTTTGTGGGGCATTATTTTATGCGTGGTTCAGCTCATTTCGAGGTTATAGTCGAATTACCGCTTGACCGCCACGAAAAAAGCCCGCTGCGTCGATTCGTTCGGCGGAGTCCATGTAAAGTCGCCGTAGCTTTCCACCTCGCCGAAGCCGGTGCGGCGGAGCGCGCCTTTCCACCAATCAAGCGAATACGCCCGCTGTATATGCACATCCTCGATGCGCCGAAACTTGTCGGTGGACAAATCGTCCGCCGCACAATTGATCGCCGTCGTATCCTGCACGAAAATCGTCAGCGCATGCTCGATTTCGCATCGCCCCCCGTCAAAGTCGCATGTCCAAATATAAGCGATGTCGTCATCGTTCAAAAAAAACGGCTGGCTCTCCGCATAAGCGACGAGTTGTCCCGGCGTATGCACATCGAAGATGAACACGCCGCCCGGCTTCAGCCCGGCGTAAACCCGCCGCAGCGCGTCCTCCACATCTTCCTCTTCCAGCAAATAGTTGAAGCAATCGCAAAACGAGATGACCGAATCAACCGGCTCGGGCAGCTCCCACTCCCGCATATCCTGCTGCAGCAAAGTGACCGAACCGCCTCTGGGAAACGGCTGCCCTTGCTGCCTGATCTGCTCCAGCTTTTGCGAGGCGATGGCCAGCATCTCCTCGGACAAATCGATGCCGGTGACGCTCATTCCGAGCTGGGCGAGACGAAGCGAGATCGTCCCTGTGCCGCAGCCCAGATCGACCACCGTTTGCGGCCGTCCGAATTTGCTCCAGCACCGCTGGGCAAACTCGATCCAGTCCGGATACGGCATATCTTCCATCAGCCGATCGTAATGATTGGCGAATTGTTCGTAAGCCATTTAACCATTGCAGCTCCTTTTTTAGTTCCGCTTTTTCAAAAATATAGCATACGATGCCCGGCAACACAAAAAAAGCCGCATCGGCTTTACGGCCCCGCAGCTTTCATATGTCCGAAATATGCTTTCCATTCGCGCAGATGAACTTCCTGCTCCAACGACCGCATGAACAGCGCATCCAGCACATCGTCGCTCCGCTGATCCCGCTCCCGGCTCTCGTGCATCTGCTGATGAAGAGCCAATAACGAGCTCGCCAGCTGCCCCTGCTTCACCTGCATATCCGCCAGCTGTTTCGCCGCCGCACCCGCCGTGTCGGCGACAAGCTGGAGCAGTTCGCCTTGACGCTGCTGTTCGCCGCGAACCGAGCGAATTTCCTGTTCCATTATTGCGACGTATTTATCCAAACGTTCCATTTGCGCGGGAACTTTGCTTCTCTTGCGT
The window above is part of the Paenibacillus hamazuiensis genome. Proteins encoded here:
- the leuS gene encoding leucine--tRNA ligase, whose amino-acid sequence is MAQEVKEQTGYNPLVVEPKWQKFWEENKTFKTLDNDALPKFYALDMFPYPSGAGLHVGHPEGYTATDIVSRYKRMRGYNVLHPMGWDAFGLPAEQHALDTGQHPRDITVKNINNFRRQIKSLGFSYDWDREISTTDPEYYKWTQWIFIQLYKKGLAYVDEVPVNWCPALGTVLANEEVIDGKSERGGHPVIRKPMRQWILKITEYAERLLEDLEELDWSESIKDMQRNWIGKSKGAEVQFAIDGHAEQALTVFTTRPDTLFGATYCVLAPEHELVERITTPEQQAAVKDYQEKAARKSDLERTDLAKDKTGVFTGAYAINPVNGAKVPIWIADYVLGGYGTGAIMAVPGHDQRDWEFAKQFDLPIIEVVKGGDVEKEAYAGDGEHVNSGLLNGLNNEQAIARMIEWLEQNGKGKGKVTYRLRDWLFSRQRYWGEPIPILHLEDGTMKTVPEDQLPLLLPDVEEIKPSGTGESPLANVTEWVNTIDPETGMKARRETNTMPQWAGSCWYYLRFIDPKNNAQLCSPELQKKWLPVDLYIGGAEHAVLHLLYARFWHKVLYDLGVVDTKEPFYKLVNQGMILGENNEKMSKSRGNVINPDEIVNQYGADTLRMYEMFMGPLEATKPWNVNGVEGTFRFLNRIWRLFVGENGALSEKISADEQLGSESFKRTWHRTIKKVTEDYEALRFNTAISQLMIFVNEAYKTDRLPKQAMEHFVQMLSPIAPHIAEELWEKLGHSDTVTYEAWPTYDEAWTVDNEVEIVIQVNGKIADRATIAADSDEAAMQELALGLDKVKEAIAGRSVRKVIAVKGKLVNIVVG
- a CDS encoding class I SAM-dependent DNA methyltransferase is translated as MAYEQFANHYDRLMEDMPYPDWIEFAQRCWSKFGRPQTVVDLGCGTGTISLRLAQLGMSVTGIDLSEEMLAIASQKLEQIRQQGQPFPRGGSVTLLQQDMREWELPEPVDSVISFCDCFNYLLEEEDVEDALRRVYAGLKPGGVFIFDVHTPGQLVAYAESQPFFLNDDDIAYIWTCDFDGGRCEIEHALTIFVQDTTAINCAADDLSTDKFRRIEDVHIQRAYSLDWWKGALRRTGFGEVESYGDFTWTPPNESTQRAFFVAVKR
- a CDS encoding ComEA family DNA-binding protein, translating into MVSISAKSVALSMGLLAAAAALIVYPLFTADSELTGWAPLNQEMQAMLEKQEKPGEEPASAPVKKDDSKPSAPGVGTKTPSSSETGKDAAKEDKPSTPAAGKIDINRASSAQLEELPGIGASKAKAIIAYREQSGPFRTPEDVMKVKGIGPKMYENIKDKITVEPASPAP
- the comER gene encoding late competence protein ComER, coding for MKVGFIGTGSMGSILIEAFIQSGALIPEQMLINNRTRSKAERLAAAYSGLRIADSPLNIVQESDIVFLCIKPGEFKPVLDEIASAATASHIFVSITSPVLLRHLETQVPSKIAKIIPSITNFVLSGATLCMYSDRMTAEDKELLENLLSHISAPIRISERHTRISSDLSSCGPAFLAYFLEKFIQAAVEETGMPEEEATALASEMALGTGKLLTTGGFTPSSLKKRVTVPGGITAAGLNMLEEDLHGVFNELVRTTHAKYEEELEKMEAKFLGQKVD